The nucleotide sequence GTTGCATATTCTAGAGTTTTACTGCCATACTAACTAGTATTTCTGAAACCATTAATATATCAGCTCATTATATAGAATATTGAGGTGATTCTGCCATACTAACTAGTATTTCTGAAACAAATATATCTAGATAATGTATTGGTATTTTCTATTCTGCCATACTAACTAGTATTTCTGAAACCCGTATGTAATTTAAATATATTAATATGTCTTATTTTAAGTTTTTTACTTTATTGATTAAAAACTTTTGATTTAGTATCTATTTATTAGAAAATGCCCTTATTTAGATTATCTAGCTAAAATTAAAACAAAATTTCGGTAAACTAGTATTTATTAAAAACTATTTAAATGCTTACCGATTTTTACAATACATTATTAGTATTTTCACTTATTTTTCCTAACATTAATCTTTCTAGATATACGTCACTCTTTAATTTATAAACTATTATTGTATCTTTATCTTCTATTATTTTATTTAATCCTACTATTACTTTTTCCAATAATGAAATACTAATTTCCCCCTCAAATACTGAATTTTGTGTCCAGATAAGATATCTTTTTAGGAATTTGTTCACTTTTAGAACACGACGCTCATCCACATCATATACAATGATCACATACATCAGTCAACAGCCCTGTATGCTTTGTAATCCAATTCACCTTTTAGGCTTTTCATTAGTTTGTAACATTCATTTTGTATTATACCCTGATATGACAAATATTTATTGTTCTCTCTCAGTTTTACCACTGTTTCTATTTTATCCCGATAGTTTTCCATAAAAATCTTTTTCCCAATGGCATTTAAATAACAGCCACCATTTTTTTCTGTAAAATAACTATCTTTTATTATTTTATTGTTTATTAAGTTTGAAATCATCCTTTCAACAATTACAGGTTTGAAAATGTCTGCAATATCTAATGCGAGTGAAAATGATCTATCTGAAGGTTCATGCAAAAAGCTTATAGATGGATTTAGGCCACTTAAAATTATGGCTGTTAATGTAGTTGAATATAATAGTGCATTTCCAAAAGATATCATAGCATTAATTGGATCTGGAGGTGGATTATATTTTCTCTCAAAATGGGATAGATTTTTAAAAATTTTAGGAAATGTAGAATAATAAACATTCCATATATTACCCTCTATCCCTCTCACTGCTTCAATTTCATTTTTATATGGATCATAATTTTTGATTTTAGAGATTTCGGTGTTAAGGTCTATTTTTTCATTGTAATATCTAAGATTTCTTAATATATTATATTTTATTCCGTTAACAATTTCTGTAGCAATTTTTAATCTCTTGGTATTATCGAGATAATACTCACTTTGCAAAATTACAGTTTGCCCCAACTCTGATCTATTATATGGTATAATTGATGACATATACTGAAAATCTTCAGATAAAATATGAACGATAATTCCTACTTTTGAAAAATAATCTAATGCCCATGAACTAATAGATACTTTAGCAGAAATTATTATCTCAGAAATATTTTGTGCAGGAAGATGTTTTTTAAAATCTTCACCTATAAAATATAGAGTACTACCTTCTCTTTCTATCTTTCCATTTTGAGTAATATAATAGCTGTACATATTATTCACAAAAACTTATAAAATATTTCTCCAAGCCTTGTTGGGGTTGATCTCTTTTTGTTATTTGTTATTAATTCAGATTGTATAAACGCATCTAATTTAAAATCCGGAATATCTCCATGAGTAAGATCATAGCCTCCTTTAAGTAATTTCTTTAATTGATTCATATCATCCCGTGGTAATTTTAAAAATGGCACTTTAATAAAGGTGAGTTTATTTGGATCTGGATAAAATATAGCATCTAAAATATCTCTGTGAGCCATATATGCATCCAAGTTTTCGCCGTTCATAAATTCTTTAAATATATTTTTATTTTGTTCATATAGATAATTGAAATCAGTTATATCAATATTGATTACGTTCCAAAGTTCATCTATTCCTAACAACGCAGCAAAAGCAGATACAGAGATTGCCTGCACTTTTCTGGCTCCTGATAAATTTACGTAAATTTTAGAAACATTATAATTCTCTTTTTCTAATTTAATTCTTGAGCCTAACACATCTAAAAATGTATAAAGCTCATTTTCGCTTTTAATATCTTCGAACGGGAGTTTTGAATAATGAATCCGCACCTTAGGATATTTTGATTTTATTGCGGTTGCACTTGCATAAGTACTGGTTATTATTTCATCCAGTTCTGTGTACATTAAAATCATATCATTTAAGCCGGGATCTCCATTGTACAGATATCTATACATTTCAGTTGCAACCATTGGTGTAGTTCCCATTAGTGTAATTAAACAAGATTTCATCTTTATTTCCCCCTAGAAAATTTTACAAATCCCAGCTTCACATCTTTATTTTCAATAGATGCTAATTTATTGGTTTTTGGAGGATAATTTTTATTATTATATATTTTTTTACGATCTAGAGGGTCTATTGCCTCCAATATTGTATTTAAAATCAAACCTTTATGTGCGCCTAAAAATGCATAAAAGTTATTACTGTCTGGAACTACTGTAGGTATTGATGGATAATATCTATTTTCATACTTTTTTATAATATCGTAACTAAAGGTATTAAGTGATGATAATAGATTTAAAATAATCTTATTTTCTGTCTGCGAAAAGTTATTTTGAAAATTTGCCATCTCTTCCTCATTAATGTTAAATATATTATTTAAGCGATCTAAAAAAATGTTTTTATCTTCAGTTTTAGAGAATGCATAGATTAAGTCTTTCTTGATCTTTATTTCACCTTCAAAGATACCAGATAAGACCAAGTTCATAAATACTAAGTTCATATTACGCTCATTCTGATAATTTTTTATTTTAACTTTTTGTTGAAATATTCCCAATTTGATATCTTTGATATTTTTTGGCATGAAGTCAGTAATGTGCAGGAATTTAAAAATGTCATTATTTGAACTCTTATTTTTACTATCTTCATATGCGAAGATTTCTTTCTCTACATTTTTCCTATTAGTTAAGAAATACTGATAAACTAATACTTTTTTATTATGATCTTTAAAACTGTACATTTCTCTTTTTTCTTTTAAAATTTTATATAATATTGCATTTCTAATTGCTCCTTTTATTGTGCTTCCTGGGATATATGGTACATAATATATCAAATCATCTATTTTTTTATAAAAACCAATATAATTTGTAATATTTTTCTGGTTTAAGAATTTTGGATCATATTTAGTTATCTGTGGATATATTTTAACCAAAAGTTTATCTCTTTCTAATTCTGCATAAAAGTCATTAATTTTGGTACTTTTGCTATACTCTGGTTTGCCATATGCTTTTTGAGCTTTTTGCATATAATCTTCTTTTATAATATTAATGAACTTCTCAAGTAATTTTGGATATTTAGAAATATTGGATATTGTACCATTTATATCTACCCTATAAGCTATATTATCCCTATCCAAGAAAAAATCCAAAGATGTTAATTCATTTGAATCATTTATTATAACTGGAGTAATTATCTCTAAGTCAAGTTTCATTATTCACTCACCCTTAAGTATGATGCGCTGAATGGAATTATTCTTTTTTCTGGTATATATATTGACATTCCTTTTATCTCATTTCTTAAATAAACAATAGATCCAGATTTAAAGTACCTGTAAACACCAAGTGATGATCCATTTTTGTCAATACCACTGAAAATTTCGAGAGAATATGAAGATTTATCTAGATCTATATTATCCAAATCTTCAATAGATGGAATAAATTCAGATAGCAATATATAAAGTCCTTCACCCTTGAACCCCATTTCAAAATCTTGATCCAAATTCAGTTTTTTAATAGTAAACTTACCTTTTCCTGTAGTTCTTCTTCCCGACAATCCCATATCTTCTAAGAAATTTAGAGCAGTCAAAAACATCTCTTTAAATTTATCGTTTTTAATCTGTGTCAAAAACCATTTTTCATCTCCATATATTAACTTATCCTTAGCTGAATAATATATCTTTCCACTTGATGCAAATTCTTTCGTATAAACCTCTGTAAATATCCATTTTTCTTCTCTTTTTTTTGGCGTTTTTAAAATTTTAACACCAGGTTCTTCTATAAGATAATTATCAGATGTTAAAGATTCATCTTCATTTAAGGAAGGTAAATCATTTATATAAATATTCTTATAATTATTATTTTGGTATGATCTGATACAATTTTTAAGATCATTTAATTGAATATATTTGATCTTTTTTTTTCTTTTTTTCATATAATTTTTTTTCTCATCTATTGATAAGTTAGCAGGAAAAATGATAGATAACGGAGGCATTGGGAAATAAGGTACATTTTTGAAAGGATAGGGTGTGGTTACCCTTATATTTCCATTTACGAAGTTATCTATAATCTCATCTTTTTGAGCTGGATAAAGTGTAAGCATACTATTTAGTATAGCTCCGCTTAATTTTATTGAGTCTATTACCGTGTACTGTCTTATAAAGCTAATTTTAAATGCAATTTGTATCATGTTACCCTCTATCTTCTAGCTTCTTCCTATAATAATCTAAGTCCCTAATTTCTAATTCTTTTAAATCAAACTCTACCTTTCCATATCCTCTACTTCCATTTCCTCCAAGATATGAATCTTCCAGTAATTCTATACCTGTTTTAATTAATTTTTTTATTTTTTCTACGTCATCAGTATCAAATAT is from Nitrososphaerota archaeon and encodes:
- the cas2 gene encoding CRISPR-associated endonuclease Cas2; the protein is MYVIIVYDVDERRVLKVNKFLKRYLIWTQNSVFEGEISISLLEKVIVGLNKIIEDKDTIIVYKLKSDVYLERLMLGKISENTNNVL
- the cas1b gene encoding type I-B CRISPR-associated endonuclease Cas1b gives rise to the protein MYSYYITQNGKIEREGSTLYFIGEDFKKHLPAQNISEIIISAKVSISSWALDYFSKVGIIVHILSEDFQYMSSIIPYNRSELGQTVILQSEYYLDNTKRLKIATEIVNGIKYNILRNLRYYNEKIDLNTEISKIKNYDPYKNEIEAVRGIEGNIWNVYYSTFPKIFKNLSHFERKYNPPPDPINAMISFGNALLYSTTLTAIILSGLNPSISFLHEPSDRSFSLALDIADIFKPVIVERMISNLINNKIIKDSYFTEKNGGCYLNAIGKKIFMENYRDKIETVVKLRENNKYLSYQGIIQNECYKLMKSLKGELDYKAYRAVD
- a CDS encoding CRISPR-associated protein Csx14; translation: MKSCLITLMGTTPMVATEMYRYLYNGDPGLNDMILMYTELDEIITSTYASATAIKSKYPKVRIHYSKLPFEDIKSENELYTFLDVLGSRIKLEKENYNVSKIYVNLSGARKVQAISVSAFAALLGIDELWNVINIDITDFNYLYEQNKNIFKEFMNGENLDAYMAHRDILDAIFYPDPNKLTFIKVPFLKLPRDDMNQLKKLLKGGYDLTHGDIPDFKLDAFIQSELITNNKKRSTPTRLGEIFYKFL
- the csm5 gene encoding type III-A CRISPR-associated RAMP protein Csm5, whose protein sequence is MKLDLEIITPVIINDSNELTSLDFFLDRDNIAYRVDINGTISNISKYPKLLEKFINIIKEDYMQKAQKAYGKPEYSKSTKINDFYAELERDKLLVKIYPQITKYDPKFLNQKNITNYIGFYKKIDDLIYYVPYIPGSTIKGAIRNAILYKILKEKREMYSFKDHNKKVLVYQYFLTNRKNVEKEIFAYEDSKNKSSNNDIFKFLHITDFMPKNIKDIKLGIFQQKVKIKNYQNERNMNLVFMNLVLSGIFEGEIKIKKDLIYAFSKTEDKNIFLDRLNNIFNINEEEMANFQNNFSQTENKIILNLLSSLNTFSYDIIKKYENRYYPSIPTVVPDSNNFYAFLGAHKGLILNTILEAIDPLDRKKIYNNKNYPPKTNKLASIENKDVKLGFVKFSRGK
- the csm4 gene encoding type III-A CRISPR-associated RAMP protein Csm4; its protein translation is MIQIAFKISFIRQYTVIDSIKLSGAILNSMLTLYPAQKDEIIDNFVNGNIRVTTPYPFKNVPYFPMPPLSIIFPANLSIDEKKNYMKKRKKKIKYIQLNDLKNCIRSYQNNNYKNIYINDLPSLNEDESLTSDNYLIEEPGVKILKTPKKREEKWIFTEVYTKEFASSGKIYYSAKDKLIYGDEKWFLTQIKNDKFKEMFLTALNFLEDMGLSGRRTTGKGKFTIKKLNLDQDFEMGFKGEGLYILLSEFIPSIEDLDNIDLDKSSYSLEIFSGIDKNGSSLGVYRYFKSGSIVYLRNEIKGMSIYIPEKRIIPFSASYLRVSE